GACAAGGAGAAGATGATTGACGGCAATACGGTGACAAGCCAATATATTAAAGGTGAAGATGCTTTCGTGGAGTTCAACTGGGATGCCATGAAGGTGAACCTCAAGAATCTGAAGTTCACCGGTGAGCTGGCTTACTACAAGGAAAAGGCTTCCGAAGGTTTTGTGATTCGCGTTTTGGGTTCGCACAATGGTACCAAATGGGAGGTGCTCGGCGAGGAGAAAGGCACCGGACTTCCTGGTGAAGCTACCAAGCAGCAAGTGAGCTCCGACCCTAACAAGTTCCAGGACGTGGTGCGCCTGCCACTCAGAAAACTGAATGTTGCCATTCCTTTGAAGAAGCAGGGCAACTATGAGCATGTTCGCATCGAAATGAAGATGAAGGGTGCGGCTTGGTGGCGTATCAAACTCATCGATAACACCACTTCATGGCGTCCATCCATGCACTTCTCAAGTGTATGGAAATCTGATTTAACCGATAAGTTGAGTTCCAAGGCACAGTGGCTCTATGTAGATTTGGGTACAGAGGCCGACTTCGACCAGGTGAATCTCTTCTGGGTAAACAAGGCTCGCCACGGAAAGATTCAGGTTTCTAATGATGCCAAGAATTGGAGCGATATTGCTACCCTGGGACAGCAGAAGCAGAAGGGACTGGTAGAGAAGGTGGCTTGCAAGGGCCATGGCAGATATGTGAGATTGCAGTTGATTGAACCGGATGCTTCCGGCAGATTCGCCTTGTCTGAAATGCAGGTGATGGGTAAGGGCGGTTTGCATGCCGAGGCAGCCAATACGCTGGCTTCCAAGAATGGCAAGCAGATGCTCAACCAGTGGCAGCTGCGCCGCGAGGGAAGCAATGCCTGGATTCAGGCTACCGTGCCGGGTACCGTGCTTACCAGCTACATGAATATCGGGGCGGTGCCTGATAACCGCTACGATGACAATATGCGACAGATTTCGGAGTCGTTCTTCAATTCTGATTTCTGGTATCGTACCACCATCAACCATCAGCCTTCTGCCAACAGGAACCAGCATACCTATCTCAACTTTGATGGTATCAACTGGAAGGCGGATGTATTGCTGAATGGTCAGAAGATTGGACGTATAGATGGTGCATTTATCCGCTCACGCATCGACGTGACGAATAAGTTGAAGCCAGGTGCCAACAAGTTGGAGGTGCATGTTATCAAGAATGCCCACTTCGGCGTAGTGAAGCAGAAGAATCTTCAGAACACCGATTTGAATGGTGGTGAGTTGGGTGCTGATAACCCTACCTTCCATGCTTCTATCGGATGGGACTGGATTACCAATACCCCAGGTCGTGAAATCGGTATCTGGAATGATGTGTATCTTACTCATGATAATGGCGTAAGTGTTTCAGACCCAGTGGTTACATCCACCCTGAACTTGCCTGATACCCTGGCAACGATGACACCATCTGTGTTCCTGCAGAATGCGGACGCTGTGGCAAAGACCGTGAAACTGACGGGTTATATCGGAAAAATCAAGTTTGAAAAGGAAGTAAGTCTGCAGCCAAACGAGAAGTGTGAGGTGGCTTTTGCGCCTGCTGATTATCCGCAGCTCAAGAACCAGCGCATGAATCTCTGGTGGCCTAACGGCTATGGTTCACCTTATTTATATGATGCCGGATTCAAGGTATCTGACAAGGCATCCGGCGAGATGCTTTCTGAGCTGACCTATAAGGCAGGTATCCGCCAGATGAGCTATACCGACCTGGAGACCCAGACCAAAATTTACATCAACGGCAAGCGATTGAATCCGCTGGGCGGTAACTGGGGGTTCTCGGAGACCAACCTCAACTATCGTGGACGTGAATATGATGCAGCCGTGCGTTACCATAAGGAGATGAACTACAATATGATTCGCGACTGGGTAGGACAGATTGGCGATGAGGAACTTTACGAGGCATGCGATAAGCATGGTATCATGATATGGCAGGACTTCTGGCTGGCGAACCCATGGGATGGACCAGACCCTGATGACGACAAGATGTTCCTTGAGAACTCTGCCGATTACATCTCCCGCATCCGCAGTCATGCATGTATCGGCATCTATTGCGGCAGAAACGAGGGCTTTCCTCCTGCATCCATTGATAAGGTGCTGAGAGAGCAGGTGAAGGCGATTCATCCACAGTTGGGCTATATTCCTAGCTCAGCCGACCTGGGTGTGAGCGGTCATGGTCCTTACCAGATGAAATCACCATCTTTCTACTTCGCTAACCAGAGCCATAAGTTGCATTCGGAGCGTGGTATGCCTAATGTTCCTACCTTCGAATCGCTGAGCAGAATGATGGAACCGGAGCATCTGTGGCCACAAAGTGATGCCTGGGGACAGCATGATTATACATTGAAGGGTGCCCAGGGAGGTGAATCTTTCAACAACATCATGGAAAAGCGATATGGCAAGCCTCAGAGTGCAGAGCAGTTTACCAAGTGGGCACAGTGGCTGAACTATGATGGCTATCGTGCGATGTACGAGTCTTCTCAGCAAGACCGTCTCGGTTTGCTCATCTGGATGAGTCATGCCTGCTGGCCAAGCATGGTTTGGTGTACCTATGATTATTATTTCGAGCCAACCGCTGCTTACTTTGGTGTGAAGAAGGCTTGCGAGCCATTGCATATCCAGTATAATCCAGTGAAGAAGGTTGCCGAGGTGGTTAACTTTGCCGGTGGCGCCAAGAACGGTCTGGTGGCTAAGGCTCAGATTTTCGATATGTACGGAAAGCTGATTAAGGAGGATAGCCAGGAAGTGAATGTGGGTGAAGACCAGACTCTTGATGCGGTAAGCGTAAGCGAGCCGGATGAGGCTGTTTATTACATCAAGTTGACGCTTCAGCAGAACAACCAGGTGGTATCTGACAACTTTTACGTGATGGGTAAGGAGGAGGATAATCTCCAGGCACTTTCTAAACTGCCAAAGGCAACGGTTGCCATCAGTGGCAAGCGCTTTGTTCAGCAGGGTGAAGAGTGGATTGGCGAGGTTGAAATCCGCAACACGGGCAATGTGCCAGCTCTCTTGATCCGTTTGAACCTGAAGGGTGGTGATGGCGAGCAGATTCTGCCTGTTATCTACAGCGACAACTACTTCAGTCTGATGCCGAATGAGTGTAAGAAGATCAAGGTTTCTTATCGCAATGAGGATGGCAGAGGTCAGGCTCCATACGTGGAGGTTACCGGTTTTAACAAGTAAACAAAAAAGCGCATCAGAATTCTGATGCGCTTTTTTGTTTACTTGAGGAATCCCTGCTGCTTGAGGGCATCGAGAAATCCGATGCTCATGGCCTCGCAATCCTTTTTGGTATATCGGATGTCGGTGAAAACCTGGGCGAGGGTTTCTACGTTGTTGATGCGTACAAACTCCTTATTCTCTTCCAGTGCTTCCTTCTCGGCGTAGAAATCATCAATCTTTTCTGGGGTGTAATCCTCGAAATGTTCGTTGTGGATGATGCTGCGCAATGGCAGGCGATCGCTCTGGGCTGGATGCTCGGCAGGCCATCCGATGGTGAGGGTGGCAACGGGCATCACGAGTTTCGGCAGTTTCAGAGTGTCGATGATCATCTTTGGCATATACACCGTAGTGCCCAGGAAGCAGGTACCCAAACCAGACTCTTCTGCCAGGTTGGTGAATGTCTGCGTGAAGAGCAGGGCATCGGTAGCCGCATTCATGAACGAGAGGATGTTGTCGTATCCCGGAGTACCCTTGCGGTTTTCCGCCCAGAGGGTGGTGCGTCGATAGTCGGCGCAGATGGTGAGCACCACAGGAGCGCCTGTTACCATCGGCTGGTTGAAGTGGGCAGGAGCCAGGGCTTTCTTGCCTTCTTCGCTTCGGGTTACCACCACGCTGTAGAGTTGCAGGTTGCCCATGGTAGGGGTGCGCATCGCCTCTTCGAGCAACTGGTTCAAAAGTTCATCTGTAACCTCTTTGTCGGCATATTTGCGGATAGAGGTTCTGTTCTTAGTTGATTCCATATCTTTTTTCCTTTTTTAATGCAAAGATACTGAAAGTTTTCCGAAAACGGCCGTCTTCTATAGTAATTTTTGGTTAATTATCGTTCAATCAGCGAATTTTTGATGAAATATCTGCCCAAACGTTTCATATTTTAGAAATATTGTTTTAATTTTGCAGCTAATTATTAAACGTTTGATATGAAATATACTGAAGATATGAGCTTCGAAGAAGCATGCCAGGCTTTTCTGGCGGAGATGAAAGCCGGTTTGGCTACTCTTCACGAGCATTTTGATGGAGAAACCACCGATTGGAAAAAGCTCCATCTACCTTTGGCAAAATTGATCTCTGATGAGACGCATGGCACCCTCTGCGACCCGGAGGTGGTGGAAGTGCGCCCTAAGGAACTGGAATGCGATGTGGTGAGATACCAGAACAATAAAGAAAAATGGGTTGCCCTGGTGGGATTGCTCAACGGGCATCCATACGAGATATTTACCGGTTTGCAGGATGAAGACGAAGGCATCATGCTTCCGAAATCCGTGACCAAGGGAAAGATTATCAAGACTGTGACCGGAGAGGGACAGAAACGATATGACTTCCAGTTTGTCAACAAGCGTGGCTATAAGATTACCGTAGAGGGATTGAGCGAAAAGTTCAATCCGGAGTATTGGAACTATGCCAAACTGATTTCCGGCGTACTGCGCTATCGCATGCCTGTCGCCAACGTCATCAAACTGGTTGATCAGCTTCAGCTTACCTCTGAAACCCTCAACACCTGGCGTGTGGGAGTGGAGAGATCTCTGAAGAAGTATCTCAACGATGATATCCAGGAAGACAAGTGCAATCAGGAAGATAAGTGTAATCTTGAGGAAAAGAACCCTTCTGAATCTGTGAGCGATGGTGAAGAGCAGTAAGATTTATCTCAGGAATGTTCGCTTCCATGCCTATCATGGAGTGTTGGAGCAAGAGAATACGGTGGGCAACGATTATCTCGTCAACCTGTCGCTGGAATACGATTTCTCCCGTGCCATGCAGACCGATGAACTCAGCGGCACCATCAATTATGCCGAGGTATATGAACTGCTGAAAAGAGAAATGGCGAAGCCTAGCAAGCTCCTTGAGCATGTGGCTGGCAGAATCGGCGATTCGCTCTTTGCCGCCTATCCTTCCATCAAGGAAATACAATTGTCTGTTACCAAGATAAATCCGCCGATGGGTGCTGATAGTGACGGTGCAGGAGTGGAAGTTGTATTAACAAATAATAAAACTTAACTGTAGATTTAGGTTTTCTGATAATAAAGTAGTAATTTTGCAAAATCATCTGAATGATGTGTAAGAAAATAACATTGCTGTTGGCTTTGATGTGTATGCTGGTAGTGACGGCTTTCGCAGCCAACAAGCGTTTTACGCTGGTTATCGACCCAGGACATGGCGGCCATGATGCAGGTGCTAGAGGAGCCATCTCCATGGAGAAGAATATCAATCTTACCGTGGCTCTGCGCTTCGGTAAATACGTGGAACAGAACATGCCTGAGGTGCGTGTTATCTATACTCGCAAGCAGGATGTGTTTATTCCACTTCACGAGCGTGCGAATATCGCCAATCGTGCCAATGCCGACCTGTTTATCTCTGTGCATACCAATGCGCTTCCGGCAGGCAAGGTGGCACGTGGCTTCGAAACCTATACGCTGGGTATGCACCGCGCCAAGGACAATCTGGATGTGGCGATGCGAGAGAACTCGGTGATTTCGATGGAGAAGGGCTTCGAGCAGACTTACGAAGGTTTCGACCCGAAGTCTTCCGAGAGTTACATCATCTTCGAGTTCATCCAGGGTAAGAACATGGAGCGCAGCGTGGAGCTGGCTCGAATGATTCAGCGCAGCGTGTGCGATAGCGGTTGTCGTCCTGATAAGGGCGTACATCAGGCTGGATTCCTGGTGCTTAGAGAAACTTCGATGCCGAGCTGTCTGATAGAGTTGGGTTTCATCACTACGCCTGATGAGGAGCGGCTCTTGAATGATAATGCCAAGGTTGACGACATCGCCAAAGGCATCTACGAGGCTTTCGCCAAGTATAAGAACAAGTACGACCGGTCGGTTTCCGTGCCTTATCGTGCTGCGAATCGACAGGAAAGCACCCTGCCGAAAATCGTTCCGGATTCTTATAAGGAAGAGGCGGAAAACAGAAGGGTGAAGAAGCAGGAACCCGTAAGAAGAACGAGAGCAGCAAAAACTGATGATTCTGACAGAAAGGCTGATACGGTAGCTTCTCAGTCGCGAAATGCTCCGAAAGATGCACCGGTGTTCAAACTTCAGATATTCGTAGGCAATCGGAATCTCCGAAAGGGCGATGCTCATTTCAAGGGTGAAACGGAATTCGACAGCTTCCAGGAGGGCAACCTGGTGAAATACACCTTGGGAGCATCTACCAACTATAATGAGATTTATCGCTTGCGCAAGGAAAAGATGGAGAAGTTCCCGGAAGCATTCATCATTGCCTTCAAGAATGGGGAGAAGTATGATGTGAATCAGGCTATCCGAGAATTCAAGCAGAATAGGAACAGATAATAAAAAGAACAAAATTAGATAGATATGAAACTTACAAAGGAAATTAGGATAGCGTTGGTAGCTGTTGTTGGTATCTTGGTGATGTATTTCGGAATCAATTTTCTGAAAGGCATCAACCTGTTTTCCACTAACAACACCT
The Segatella copri DNA segment above includes these coding regions:
- a CDS encoding glycosyl hydrolase 2 galactose-binding domain-containing protein, translated to MKKQAVMFLALLSQSLGLTYADNLTETRGIGQYPGRPSQFTAPKMVKDQTYRNIALNRMVYTSSNADFNLTGHLVTDGIITSKAPSFLSVKTNEGELSNRDKEKMIDGNTVTSQYIKGEDAFVEFNWDAMKVNLKNLKFTGELAYYKEKASEGFVIRVLGSHNGTKWEVLGEEKGTGLPGEATKQQVSSDPNKFQDVVRLPLRKLNVAIPLKKQGNYEHVRIEMKMKGAAWWRIKLIDNTTSWRPSMHFSSVWKSDLTDKLSSKAQWLYVDLGTEADFDQVNLFWVNKARHGKIQVSNDAKNWSDIATLGQQKQKGLVEKVACKGHGRYVRLQLIEPDASGRFALSEMQVMGKGGLHAEAANTLASKNGKQMLNQWQLRREGSNAWIQATVPGTVLTSYMNIGAVPDNRYDDNMRQISESFFNSDFWYRTTINHQPSANRNQHTYLNFDGINWKADVLLNGQKIGRIDGAFIRSRIDVTNKLKPGANKLEVHVIKNAHFGVVKQKNLQNTDLNGGELGADNPTFHASIGWDWITNTPGREIGIWNDVYLTHDNGVSVSDPVVTSTLNLPDTLATMTPSVFLQNADAVAKTVKLTGYIGKIKFEKEVSLQPNEKCEVAFAPADYPQLKNQRMNLWWPNGYGSPYLYDAGFKVSDKASGEMLSELTYKAGIRQMSYTDLETQTKIYINGKRLNPLGGNWGFSETNLNYRGREYDAAVRYHKEMNYNMIRDWVGQIGDEELYEACDKHGIMIWQDFWLANPWDGPDPDDDKMFLENSADYISRIRSHACIGIYCGRNEGFPPASIDKVLREQVKAIHPQLGYIPSSADLGVSGHGPYQMKSPSFYFANQSHKLHSERGMPNVPTFESLSRMMEPEHLWPQSDAWGQHDYTLKGAQGGESFNNIMEKRYGKPQSAEQFTKWAQWLNYDGYRAMYESSQQDRLGLLIWMSHACWPSMVWCTYDYYFEPTAAYFGVKKACEPLHIQYNPVKKVAEVVNFAGGAKNGLVAKAQIFDMYGKLIKEDSQEVNVGEDQTLDAVSVSEPDEAVYYIKLTLQQNNQVVSDNFYVMGKEEDNLQALSKLPKATVAISGKRFVQQGEEWIGEVEIRNTGNVPALLIRLNLKGGDGEQILPVIYSDNYFSLMPNECKKIKVSYRNEDGRGQAPYVEVTGFNK
- a CDS encoding nitroreductase family protein; amino-acid sequence: MESTKNRTSIRKYADKEVTDELLNQLLEEAMRTPTMGNLQLYSVVVTRSEEGKKALAPAHFNQPMVTGAPVVLTICADYRRTTLWAENRKGTPGYDNILSFMNAATDALLFTQTFTNLAEESGLGTCFLGTTVYMPKMIIDTLKLPKLVMPVATLTIGWPAEHPAQSDRLPLRSIIHNEHFEDYTPEKIDDFYAEKEALEENKEFVRINNVETLAQVFTDIRYTKKDCEAMSIGFLDALKQQGFLK
- the folB gene encoding dihydroneopterin aldolase, producing MVKSSKIYLRNVRFHAYHGVLEQENTVGNDYLVNLSLEYDFSRAMQTDELSGTINYAEVYELLKREMAKPSKLLEHVAGRIGDSLFAAYPSIKEIQLSVTKINPPMGADSDGAGVEVVLTNNKT
- a CDS encoding N-acetylmuramoyl-L-alanine amidase family protein, with translation MCKKITLLLALMCMLVVTAFAANKRFTLVIDPGHGGHDAGARGAISMEKNINLTVALRFGKYVEQNMPEVRVIYTRKQDVFIPLHERANIANRANADLFISVHTNALPAGKVARGFETYTLGMHRAKDNLDVAMRENSVISMEKGFEQTYEGFDPKSSESYIIFEFIQGKNMERSVELARMIQRSVCDSGCRPDKGVHQAGFLVLRETSMPSCLIELGFITTPDEERLLNDNAKVDDIAKGIYEAFAKYKNKYDRSVSVPYRAANRQESTLPKIVPDSYKEEAENRRVKKQEPVRRTRAAKTDDSDRKADTVASQSRNAPKDAPVFKLQIFVGNRNLRKGDAHFKGETEFDSFQEGNLVKYTLGASTNYNEIYRLRKEKMEKFPEAFIIAFKNGEKYDVNQAIREFKQNRNR